Proteins encoded by one window of Vitis riparia cultivar Riparia Gloire de Montpellier isolate 1030 chromosome 11, EGFV_Vit.rip_1.0, whole genome shotgun sequence:
- the LOC117925457 gene encoding mitochondrial import inner membrane translocase subunit TIM17-2-like: MGTPETSREPCPDRILDDVGGAFGMGAVGGSAFHFLKGIYNSPKGERLIGGSQAVRMNAPRVGGSFAVWGGLFSAFDCTMVYVRQKEDPWNSIIAGAATGGFLQMRQGLAASTRSAIFGGVLLGLIEGAGIMLNKVLSAPQNLPMTMEEPVPGMTPGPVSGYPMGQLPGMTPPAPPAPEPSSGSSSWFGGLFGGGKKQEPAANSGSKTEILESFDTPTPMPSFEYK, from the coding sequence ATGGGCACTCCGGAAACGTCCAGGGAACCCTGTCCCGATCGGATCCTCGACGATGTCGGCGGCGCCTTTGGCATGGGCGCGGTCGGCGGCTCGGCTTTCCACTTCCTCAAGGGCATCTACAACTCCCCTAAGGGCGAGCGCCTCATCGGCGGCTCCCAAGCCGTGAGGATGAACGCGCCGCGGGTTGGTGGCAGCTTCGCCGTCTGGGGAGGCCTCTTCTCCGCCTTTGATTGCACCATGGTCTACGTCCGCCAGAAGGAGGATCCCTGGAATTCTATCATCGCTGGTGCCGCGACCGGCGGGTTCCTCCAGATGCGTCAGGGATTAGCCGCTTCCactcgatcggccatcttcggCGGCGTACTATTGGGTCTCATTGAGGGAGCTGGGATCATGCTGAACAAGGTCCTGAGCGCTCCTCAAAATCTTCCAATGACGATGGAAGAGCCTGTGCCCGGCATGACTCCCGGTCCCGTATCCGGATATCCGATGGGTCAGTTACCTGGCATGACTCCGCCTGCGCCACCGGCGCCGGAGCCTTCTTCTGGTTCAAGTTCGTGGTTTGGAGGGTTGTTTGGCGGGGGAAAGAAGCAAGAACCGGCTGCGAATAGTGGAAGCAAGACGGAGATTTTGGAGAGCTTCGACACGCCTACACCGATGCCAAGTTTTGAGTACAAGTGA
- the LOC117925456 gene encoding LOW QUALITY PROTEIN: probable 3-hydroxyisobutyrate dehydrogenase-like 1, mitochondrial (The sequence of the model RefSeq protein was modified relative to this genomic sequence to represent the inferred CDS: inserted 1 base in 1 codon), translating to MPFLKLLLSLPLPLPHSPSTTIPLTSISIVAHLRRSMATAAVAEPVSPSNTRVGWIGTGVMGRSMCAHLMKAGYTVTIFNRTISKAQPLLDMGAHRASSPLALAXQSDVVFSIVGFPSDVRSVLLDPSSGALSGLRPGGVLVDMTTSDPSLADEIASSAASKGCFSVDAPVSGGDRGAKNGTLAIFAGGDESVVRRLNPLFSHLGKVNYMGGPGKGQYAKLANQITIASTMLGLIEGMMYAYKSGLDVALFLNAISTGAAGSKSLDLYGSRILKRDFEAGFFVNHFIKDLGICLIECQKMGLSLPGLALAQQLYLSLKAHGEGNLGTQALILTLERLNNVTLPPSSAPSS from the exons ATGCCATTCCTAAAGCTGTTGCTCTCACTCCCACTCCCACTCCCCCACTCCCCATCCACCACAATCCCCCTCACCTCCATTTCAATCGTCGCCCATCTCCGCCGATCCATGGCCACTGCTGCTGTCGCCGAGCCCGTTTCACCGTCCAACACCCGCGTCGGCTGGATTGGAACCGGCGTGATGGGGCGGTCGATGTGCGCTCATCTGATGAAAGCGGGTTATACTGTAACCATTTTCAACCGCACCATCTCCAAGGCACAACCCCTCCTCGACATGGGGGCTCACCGCGCCTCCTCTCCTCTCGCTCTCG TCCAATCCGACGTCGTTTTCTCCATTGTCGGCTTCCCCTCCGACGTCCGCTCCGTCCTCCTCGACCCCTCCTCCGGCGCCCTCTCCGGACTCCGCCCCGGTGGAGTCCTCGTCGACATGACCACCTCTGATCCTTCACTCGCAGACGAAATCGCCTCCTCTGCTGCCTCCAAGGGCTGCTTCTCCGTTGACGCCCCCGTCTCCGGCGGAGACCGGGGCGCCAAGAACGGCACCCTTGCTATCTTCGCCGGCGGGGACGAGTCCGTCGTCAGGCGCCTGAACCCCTTATTTTCCCATCTGGGCAAGGTTAACTACATGGGTGGCCCTGGAAAAGGGCAATACGCGAAGCTCGCGAACCAAATCACCATAGCTTCGACTATGCTTGGACTGATAGAAGGGATGATGTATGCTTACAAGTCTGGTCTCGATGTGGCTTTGTTTTTGAACGCAATTTCCACCGGCGCTGCCGGCTCAAAGTCGTTGGATTTGTATGGGAGTAGGATTTTGAAGAGGGATTTCGAGGCTGGTTTCTTTGTGAATCACTTTATTAAGGATTTGGGGATATGTTTGATTGAGTGTCAAAAAATGGGGCTTTCTCTTCCTGGTTTGGCACTCGCTCAGCAGCTCTATCTCTCACTCAAGGCTCATGGGGAGGGCAATTTGGGTACCCAAGCTCTTATCTTGACGCTTGAGCGTCTTAATAACGTTACTCTTCCACCTTCTTCTGCTCCTTCATCTTAG